A region of Chitinophaga horti DNA encodes the following proteins:
- a CDS encoding class I SAM-dependent rRNA methyltransferase: protein MTKVFLKKKIQSRILTGHPWIFGNEVGETSGPVEPGDIVSVFTHNGVFVGKGYINPQSQILVRLLTRDKDEEINDDFFLHRLQKAWEYRKKLGYVENCRLVFGEADELPALIIDKFNDYLVIQTLALGMDRWKDAICKALTQIFNPKGIYERNDVPVRELEGLKQQKGFLSEPFDTNVIINENGLKFHVDIVNGQKTGYFLDQQDNRREIKHIVQGADVLEAFCYTGTFSCHAGYYGAKSVLGLDISENAVATARRNAELNNLQDVCKFQAVNAFDVLKQWSKEEKKFDVVILDPPAFTKSRENIQKAITGYKEINLRGMKLLKPGGFLVTASCTNLVPPSLFLEIIDMAAKDARKKIRQVSFQTQAKDHPILWNIENTTYLKFLIIEVS, encoded by the coding sequence ATGACCAAAGTTTTTTTAAAGAAGAAGATACAAAGCCGCATTCTGACCGGCCATCCATGGATTTTCGGGAACGAAGTAGGCGAAACGTCCGGACCGGTAGAACCCGGCGATATCGTGTCTGTATTCACCCATAACGGTGTTTTTGTAGGCAAAGGTTACATCAACCCGCAAAGCCAGATCCTGGTGCGCCTGTTAACGCGTGATAAGGATGAAGAGATCAATGATGACTTTTTCCTGCACCGCCTGCAAAAGGCCTGGGAGTATCGCAAAAAGCTGGGCTACGTAGAAAACTGCCGACTGGTATTCGGTGAGGCCGACGAACTGCCGGCGCTCATCATCGATAAGTTTAACGACTACCTGGTGATCCAGACGCTCGCCCTGGGTATGGACCGCTGGAAGGATGCGATCTGCAAGGCGCTCACTCAAATATTCAACCCCAAAGGTATTTATGAGCGTAACGACGTGCCTGTTCGCGAACTGGAAGGCCTGAAGCAGCAGAAGGGCTTCCTCAGCGAGCCTTTCGATACCAACGTGATCATCAATGAAAACGGCCTCAAGTTTCATGTGGATATCGTAAACGGCCAAAAAACCGGTTACTTCCTCGATCAGCAGGACAATCGCCGGGAAATCAAACATATTGTACAGGGGGCAGACGTACTGGAAGCTTTCTGTTACACCGGCACCTTCTCCTGCCATGCAGGGTATTACGGTGCTAAAAGCGTACTGGGACTCGATATTTCCGAGAATGCGGTTGCCACTGCCCGTCGTAACGCGGAGCTCAACAACCTGCAGGACGTGTGTAAGTTTCAGGCGGTGAATGCGTTTGACGTGCTGAAGCAGTGGAGTAAAGAAGAGAAGAAGTTCGACGTGGTGATCCTCGATCCGCCGGCCTTTACCAAAAGCCGCGAGAACATCCAGAAGGCCATTACCGGTTATAAGGAGATCAACCTTCGCGGTATGAAACTGCTGAAGCCCGGGGGCTTCCTGGTAACAGCATCGTGTACCAACCTGGTGCCACCATCCCTGTTCCTCGAGATCATCGATATGGCGGCTAAGGACGCCCGTAAAAAGATCCGCCAGGTCTCTTTCCAGACGCAGGCAAAAGATCACCCGATCTTATGGAATATCGAAAATACTACCTACCTCAAATTCCTGATCATAGAAGTATCTTAA
- a CDS encoding gliding motility-associated C-terminal domain-containing protein codes for MCKVFSSLLGFTLLGAKASGQQAGFTYTASPASNCAPATFTFSNTTTGYPISYTWSFGDGRTSKQKDPVITYSTPGTYTITLTAYYQATTSNISSVVTVNGITAADFAANDRTGCGSYTVTFTNLTPGATSSTWDFGDGTGVTVNTPTVQHQYNAADTFDVVLTTTNANGCSQTVRKNDYIIIRTPALDLANNTREGCIPFNAQFNAVSSNIDSDPVTTYAWNFGDGISQTTATPAVNHAYTTAGTYNVSLTITTQQGCTATRTFNQHIRTGTAPTGVSFTATPAVTCAATPVRLLASATNATHYNWDFGDGITRQGTEADITRNFVQTGNLAVNLRAGNNGCYVNAAPVNVQIGASVARFTYARSCNNKSLYQFNNTSIGDPTDTYEWDFGDNTPLEANASPQHLYTAEGTYTVRLSVRNAGNGCVSTTFQTVRVFIADFNTGVSTVCRGTSVPFGVVHVPSSLVTNYSWHFGDGTVLNTTAVDITKTFNAVGTYTDTLIISYNDAAYCRDTIVKQNHVSVIAPVAAFTMNTPACEGKPVTFNNTSIPSPSIPFTNWSWNLGNGTQSALQTPAATTYNNSGQFPVKLVVTDARNCRDSVTQQVTISSTPFMQIYAPGTKLCEGASLTLQAVTDAPLQWTTAYNIGCNNCANPVITPLRDTQYIAVATNAAGCTAADTVAITVVPAVTLTVNADTAVCQGASVQLRATGGSIYAWTSDQGEINGATSASPIVTPTQNTTYTVAARNDQSCPAVIADVTVEVKPVPTLDAGRNQFVTVGSVINLNATYSADVVKWEWTPSTYIDCATCPVTTATPREHMTYSMTVTNNAGCTKTDVLDVRLLCDQSVVFIPTGFTPNGDGQNDIFYIRGKGVKQIRYLRIFNRWGQEVFKRERFNIDDINAGWNGILNGKALQQDVYVYMIEAICDSNDIFQMKGNISLIR; via the coding sequence ATGTGTAAAGTTTTTTCTTCCCTGCTAGGATTTACGCTACTGGGAGCAAAAGCCTCCGGTCAGCAGGCCGGGTTTACCTACACGGCAAGCCCTGCGAGTAACTGTGCGCCGGCCACATTCACATTCAGCAATACCACCACCGGTTATCCTATCTCGTATACGTGGAGTTTCGGCGATGGCCGCACCTCCAAACAAAAGGATCCGGTAATTACGTATAGTACACCCGGCACCTACACTATTACGTTAACCGCTTACTACCAGGCGACGACCAGTAACATCAGCTCAGTCGTTACCGTAAATGGCATAACAGCGGCCGACTTTGCAGCCAATGACCGCACCGGTTGCGGCAGTTATACGGTTACTTTTACTAACCTCACTCCCGGCGCCACTTCGAGCACCTGGGACTTTGGCGATGGCACCGGCGTAACGGTCAATACACCTACCGTGCAGCACCAATACAATGCGGCAGACACCTTCGATGTGGTACTGACCACTACGAACGCCAATGGTTGTTCGCAAACGGTGCGTAAGAACGACTACATCATCATCAGAACGCCGGCACTGGATCTTGCCAACAATACCAGGGAAGGATGTATCCCGTTTAACGCGCAGTTCAACGCTGTTTCCTCCAATATCGACAGCGATCCGGTGACGACCTACGCCTGGAACTTCGGTGATGGTATCTCCCAAACCACAGCTACACCTGCGGTGAATCATGCCTATACAACGGCGGGCACCTATAACGTAAGCCTGACAATTACTACGCAACAAGGCTGTACGGCCACCCGTACTTTCAATCAGCATATCCGCACCGGCACAGCACCTACGGGCGTAAGTTTTACTGCTACACCGGCGGTTACCTGTGCGGCTACACCGGTAAGGTTACTCGCATCCGCCACCAATGCTACTCATTACAACTGGGACTTTGGCGACGGTATTACCAGGCAGGGAACGGAAGCAGACATTACGCGGAATTTTGTGCAGACAGGCAACCTGGCCGTTAACCTGCGTGCCGGTAACAACGGCTGTTATGTAAATGCCGCACCTGTGAACGTGCAGATAGGCGCATCCGTAGCCAGATTTACTTATGCCCGCAGCTGCAATAACAAAAGTCTTTATCAGTTCAATAATACCTCCATCGGCGACCCCACCGATACTTATGAATGGGATTTTGGAGACAACACGCCACTGGAAGCAAACGCCAGTCCACAGCACCTCTACACAGCAGAAGGAACGTACACGGTGAGGCTTAGCGTGCGCAACGCCGGTAATGGGTGCGTGAGCACTACGTTCCAGACGGTGCGCGTATTCATCGCCGACTTCAATACCGGCGTAAGTACCGTTTGTCGAGGCACCAGTGTCCCTTTCGGCGTAGTGCATGTTCCTTCTTCGCTGGTGACAAATTACAGCTGGCATTTTGGGGACGGAACAGTACTAAACACGACCGCGGTGGATATCACCAAAACCTTTAACGCTGTAGGCACTTATACCGATACGCTGATCATTTCCTACAATGATGCGGCATATTGCCGCGATACGATCGTAAAGCAAAACCATGTGAGTGTGATCGCGCCAGTGGCGGCCTTTACGATGAACACACCGGCCTGTGAAGGCAAGCCTGTAACGTTCAACAATACCTCCATACCATCGCCCAGTATTCCATTTACGAACTGGTCGTGGAATTTAGGGAACGGTACGCAGTCGGCCTTACAAACACCGGCGGCTACCACGTATAACAATAGCGGACAATTCCCTGTAAAGCTGGTGGTAACGGATGCACGCAATTGCCGCGATTCGGTAACGCAGCAGGTGACGATCAGCTCCACGCCTTTCATGCAGATCTATGCGCCTGGCACGAAGTTGTGCGAAGGCGCGAGCCTTACACTGCAGGCCGTGACAGACGCACCGCTGCAATGGACCACCGCTTACAACATTGGCTGTAACAACTGTGCGAACCCGGTGATTACACCGCTACGGGATACACAATACATTGCGGTCGCTACGAATGCCGCGGGTTGCACGGCGGCAGATACGGTAGCCATCACCGTGGTACCTGCCGTAACGCTCACCGTTAATGCCGATACAGCCGTTTGCCAGGGTGCATCCGTACAACTGCGCGCTACAGGCGGCAGCATCTACGCGTGGACGTCCGACCAGGGCGAGATCAACGGGGCTACTTCGGCCTCACCGATCGTTACACCTACGCAAAACACAACCTATACCGTGGCTGCGCGCAACGATCAAAGTTGTCCGGCGGTAATTGCAGACGTTACGGTGGAAGTGAAACCCGTACCTACGCTCGACGCAGGCCGCAACCAGTTTGTAACTGTGGGCAGCGTGATCAACCTGAACGCTACGTACAGCGCCGATGTGGTGAAATGGGAATGGACGCCTTCTACTTACATCGACTGCGCCACTTGTCCGGTTACGACGGCCACACCACGTGAGCACATGACTTACAGTATGACAGTGACTAACAACGCCGGCTGTACGAAAACGGATGTGCTGGACGTGCGCCTGCTGTGTGATCAGAGCGTAGTGTTTATCCCTACAGGCTTTACGCCTAACGGCGATGGGCAAAACGACATCTTCTACATCCGTGGCAAGGGTGTGAAACAGATCCGTTACCTGCGCATTTTTAACCGCTGGGGACAGGAGGTATTTAAACGTGAACGATTTAACATCGATGATATTAATGCCGGCTGGAACGGCATCCTGAACGGCAAAGCGCTGCAGCAGGACGTATACGTGTACATGATAGAAGCAATTTGTGACAGTAACGATATTTTCCAGATGAAAGGCAACATATCCTTAATACGCTAA
- a CDS encoding redoxin domain-containing protein: protein MKLEIGAKAPEFALYDTDKNKVTLSELQGQNVVLLFFPMAFTSVCTTELCSVRDNISTYNNLNAKVFGISVDSPFTLGKFKTDQNLNFPLLSDFNKEASAAYGSIYENFVLDLKGVSKRSAFVLDKDGVVRYAEVLEKASDVPNFEAVKTTLEGLN, encoded by the coding sequence ATGAAACTGGAAATAGGCGCTAAAGCACCCGAGTTCGCACTGTACGATACCGACAAAAACAAAGTAACGCTCAGCGAGCTGCAGGGCCAGAACGTAGTACTGCTGTTCTTCCCAATGGCATTTACCAGCGTTTGTACGACCGAACTGTGCTCCGTAAGAGACAACATATCTACCTACAATAACCTGAACGCGAAAGTGTTCGGCATTTCTGTAGATTCTCCTTTTACCCTGGGCAAATTCAAAACCGACCAGAACCTGAACTTCCCCCTGCTGTCGGACTTCAACAAAGAAGCCTCTGCTGCTTACGGTTCTATTTACGAGAACTTTGTACTGGACCTGAAAGGCGTATCTAAACGTTCGGCGTTTGTGCTGGACAAAGATGGCGTGGTTCGTTATGCGGAAGTACTGGAGAAAGCGAGCGATGTGCCTAATTTTGAGGCAGTTAAGACAACACTGGAAGGACTGAACTAA
- a CDS encoding T9SS type A sorting domain-containing protein has protein sequence MNFQIQGNNEKGYELIVYNFLGKKMDHLKNLNSKNELILDNYYPGIYIFQLRDKVTGGLIESGKFNVVK, from the coding sequence GTGAATTTTCAAATTCAAGGTAATAACGAGAAGGGATATGAACTTATTGTGTACAATTTCCTTGGCAAGAAAATGGACCATTTGAAGAACCTGAACAGTAAGAACGAGTTAATCCTCGATAATTACTATCCGGGCATCTACATTTTCCAGTTGCGCGACAAGGTTACGGGTGGGTTGATAGAATCGGGAAAGTTCAACGTAGTGAAGTAA
- a CDS encoding nucleotide exchange factor GrpE, translated as MTDKEKDIQENVPDINADENVSGTSHLNDALTEESALEKAEQQAAEMRDKYLRLVAEFDNFKKRNAKERLELIQTANKEVIIAMLDVLDDMERAQKQLDTATDVASVKEGVQLVFGKLKNTLTGKGLKPMETLHTEFNADLHEAITEIPAPAADLQGKVLDELQKGYYLNDKLIRHARVVVGK; from the coding sequence ATGACAGACAAAGAGAAAGATATACAGGAAAACGTACCAGATATTAATGCTGATGAAAATGTGAGCGGAACCAGCCACCTGAACGATGCATTAACGGAGGAAAGTGCCCTGGAAAAGGCAGAACAGCAGGCTGCAGAAATGCGTGACAAATACCTACGCCTGGTAGCGGAGTTCGACAACTTCAAAAAAAGGAATGCGAAAGAGCGCCTGGAGCTGATCCAGACTGCCAACAAAGAAGTGATCATCGCCATGCTGGATGTGCTGGACGATATGGAACGCGCCCAGAAACAGCTGGATACCGCTACCGACGTGGCATCCGTGAAGGAAGGTGTACAGCTGGTATTCGGTAAATTGAAGAACACCCTTACCGGCAAAGGCCTGAAACCTATGGAAACGCTGCACACCGAGTTTAATGCCGACCTGCACGAGGCCATTACCGAAATTCCCGCTCCTGCAGCCGACTTGCAGGGAAAAGTGCTGGATGAACTGCAGAAAGGTTATTACCTGAATGACAAATTGATCCGTCACGCCAGGGTGGTAGTAGGAAAGTAG
- a CDS encoding class I SAM-dependent methyltransferase, with product MQYTDKLPMFENRLVKVFRHLKKTARRQNITCYRVYDRDLPEFLFSIEVYEDHVFVAEYDHRHGMEEAEHEQWLEACIGIISKVMEVEDEKIYVRQRKRKANRQSQYEKRDEEKYEFNVQEDGLTFKVNLSDYLDSGLFLDHRIARHMVRMDAKDKKVLNLFCYTGSFSVYAAAGDAAMVTSVDLSKTYLQWAEDNMKLNNLYDPAKHQFEHADVLQYLDTLKLNTYDLVVLDPPTFSNSKRMKDFLDIQRDHVDILNKVLLATKKGGTIIFSNNYRKFELDTPNINATSIQDITKQTIPFDFEGKIIRKCYKIIK from the coding sequence ATGCAGTATACCGACAAATTGCCGATGTTCGAAAACCGCCTGGTAAAGGTGTTCCGTCACCTGAAAAAGACCGCGCGCCGGCAAAACATCACCTGCTACCGCGTGTACGACCGCGACCTGCCGGAGTTCCTGTTCAGCATTGAAGTGTATGAAGATCACGTGTTCGTAGCCGAGTACGACCATCGTCATGGTATGGAGGAAGCGGAACACGAGCAGTGGCTGGAAGCCTGCATCGGCATCATTTCCAAAGTAATGGAAGTGGAAGACGAAAAGATCTATGTACGCCAGCGCAAACGCAAAGCCAATCGCCAGTCGCAGTACGAAAAACGCGATGAGGAAAAATATGAGTTTAACGTACAGGAAGACGGCCTCACGTTTAAAGTAAATCTCTCCGACTACCTCGACAGCGGCCTGTTCCTCGACCACCGCATCGCCCGTCATATGGTGCGTATGGACGCGAAGGACAAGAAAGTACTGAACCTTTTTTGCTATACCGGTTCCTTCTCCGTATATGCTGCTGCCGGCGATGCAGCGATGGTCACTTCCGTTGATCTGTCCAAAACCTACCTGCAGTGGGCCGAAGACAATATGAAACTGAACAACCTGTACGACCCCGCCAAACACCAGTTTGAGCATGCGGACGTATTACAATACCTCGATACTTTAAAGCTGAACACCTACGACCTGGTGGTACTGGATCCGCCTACTTTCTCGAACAGCAAACGCATGAAAGACTTTTTAGACATCCAGCGCGATCATGTGGACATACTGAATAAAGTGCTGCTGGCCACGAAAAAGGGCGGCACCATTATCTTCAGCAACAACTATCGCAAGTTTGAATTGGATACCCCGAACATCAACGCCACTTCGATCCAGGACATTACGAAACAAACGATCCCGTTCGATTTTGAAGGGAAGATTATCCGCAAGTGCTATAAAATTATTAAGTAG
- a CDS encoding PorP/SprF family type IX secretion system membrane protein has protein sequence MKTLRTIVIVMMCQLAMLRSAAQDIHMSQFYETPILRNPALIGIFNGDVRVQAVYRNQWNSITTPYQTGTLSGELKFPVGQYYDYVTTGLQMSFDRAGQSQLQSVQVLPALNYHKSLSEDKSSYLSLGVMGGFVQRQFNLSHLTFNNQYTNGRFEASAPTGEEGRLAKQGYTYLDAGVGLSYNSLIGEDIPYYIGAALYHFNKPKVSFYGDKGVELPQKWSFNAGITVPLDEKFKLIAQYNQMHQGTYNEYIGGALLGYSLYDEGLESDHGVYGGLFLRWNDALVPVVKIDMGAYELAMSYDVNISTLRSASRSFGGFELSFVFKNFLNSRNSTLDATNCPSF, from the coding sequence ATGAAAACCTTGAGGACCATAGTGATTGTGATGATGTGCCAGCTGGCAATGCTGCGTTCGGCCGCGCAGGACATACATATGTCACAGTTCTACGAAACGCCCATCCTCCGTAACCCGGCACTCATCGGCATTTTCAATGGTGATGTGCGGGTGCAGGCGGTATACCGCAACCAGTGGAACAGCATCACCACGCCTTACCAGACCGGCACACTGAGCGGGGAGCTGAAGTTTCCTGTTGGGCAGTATTACGATTACGTAACCACTGGCCTGCAAATGTCGTTCGACCGGGCTGGCCAGTCGCAGTTACAATCGGTGCAGGTGTTACCGGCATTGAACTACCACAAATCGCTGAGTGAGGATAAGAGCAGTTATCTGTCACTGGGGGTGATGGGCGGTTTCGTGCAGCGCCAGTTCAATCTTTCGCATCTTACTTTCAATAACCAGTATACTAACGGCCGCTTTGAAGCCAGCGCTCCTACCGGCGAAGAAGGGCGCCTGGCCAAACAAGGCTACACCTACCTCGACGCGGGCGTGGGCCTCAGCTACAACAGCCTGATCGGTGAGGACATTCCCTACTACATCGGCGCAGCCCTGTACCACTTCAACAAACCAAAGGTGTCTTTTTACGGAGATAAGGGCGTAGAGTTGCCACAGAAGTGGTCTTTTAACGCAGGTATTACCGTACCGCTCGATGAGAAATTTAAATTGATCGCACAGTATAACCAGATGCACCAGGGAACTTACAACGAGTACATCGGCGGCGCGCTATTGGGTTACAGCCTGTATGACGAAGGCCTGGAATCGGACCATGGCGTATATGGCGGCTTGTTCCTGCGGTGGAACGATGCCTTGGTGCCTGTGGTAAAAATAGACATGGGTGCTTACGAACTGGCGATGAGCTACGATGTAAACATCTCCACCCTGCGTAGTGCCAGCCGCTCCTTCGGGGGATTTGAACTGTCGTTCGTATTCAAAAACTTCCTGAACAGCCGCAATTCTACGCTCGATGCTACGAACTGCCCGAGCTTTTAA
- the dnaJ gene encoding molecular chaperone DnaJ, whose amino-acid sequence MSAKRDYYEVLGVAKGASQDEIKKAYRKVAMQFHPDRNPGNTEAEEKFKEAAEAYEVLSDADKRAQYDRFGHAGMGNRGGFGGGGGMNMDDIFSNFGDIFGDDIFGSFFGGGGGRGGQRRGRGTRGSNLRVKIRLNYEEIAKGANKKIKVKKYVPCNTCDGLGAKDKNAFHTCNTCGGSGQVRKVTQTFLGQMQTVTTCPNCNGEGQTITNKCTSCKGEGRQYGEEMVSLDIPAGVQEGMQLSLTGKGNAGERGGAPGDLLILIEEEQHAELQRDGLNVAFDLYISFPDAAFGTQVEVPTIDGKAKIKIPAGTQSGKIFRLKGKGFPSVNSYEKGDQLIHVNVWTPQTLTSDEKNMLEKMQNSGNFKPNPEKSEKGFFEKVRDIFS is encoded by the coding sequence ATGTCAGCAAAAAGAGATTACTACGAGGTATTGGGTGTTGCCAAAGGCGCCTCGCAGGATGAAATCAAAAAGGCATACCGTAAGGTGGCCATGCAGTTCCATCCGGACAGAAACCCGGGCAACACAGAGGCGGAAGAGAAATTCAAAGAAGCCGCAGAGGCTTATGAAGTGCTGAGCGATGCCGACAAACGGGCCCAGTACGACCGTTTCGGCCATGCAGGCATGGGCAACCGCGGCGGCTTCGGTGGCGGCGGCGGCATGAACATGGACGATATATTCTCCAACTTCGGTGATATTTTCGGGGACGATATATTCGGCAGCTTCTTTGGCGGCGGCGGTGGCCGTGGTGGTCAGCGACGCGGCAGAGGCACCAGGGGCTCCAACCTCCGGGTGAAGATCCGCCTCAACTACGAGGAGATCGCGAAAGGCGCCAACAAAAAGATTAAGGTAAAGAAGTATGTGCCCTGTAACACCTGCGACGGCCTGGGCGCAAAAGATAAAAATGCCTTCCACACCTGTAATACCTGCGGCGGCTCCGGCCAGGTGAGAAAAGTAACCCAAACGTTTCTCGGCCAGATGCAAACCGTTACCACCTGCCCTAACTGTAATGGCGAAGGTCAGACGATCACCAACAAATGTACCTCCTGTAAAGGCGAAGGCCGTCAGTACGGAGAGGAAATGGTATCGCTCGACATCCCGGCAGGCGTACAGGAGGGTATGCAGTTAAGCCTTACCGGTAAAGGTAATGCGGGCGAACGTGGTGGTGCACCGGGCGATCTGCTCATCCTCATAGAAGAAGAACAGCATGCAGAACTGCAGCGCGATGGCTTGAACGTCGCCTTCGACCTGTACATTTCCTTCCCGGACGCAGCCTTTGGTACGCAGGTTGAAGTGCCTACGATCGACGGTAAAGCGAAAATCAAAATACCAGCCGGCACCCAAAGCGGCAAGATCTTCCGCCTGAAAGGCAAAGGCTTCCCGTCTGTAAACAGCTATGAGAAAGGCGATCAGCTGATCCATGTGAATGTATGGACGCCGCAAACGCTTACTTCAGACGAGAAGAACATGCTGGAAAAGATGCAAAACTCAGGTAACTTTAAGCCGAATCCCGAAAAGTCAGAAAAAGGCTTCTTCGAGAAAGTGAGAGACATCTTTAGCTAA